From the Flavobacterium gyeonganense genome, the window TTTGGTACAATTCATTGACCAGTACAACAGCCATTGCACCAGCAACAGCGTTGGCAAACGGAATTTACTACGGAGCTATTTTAGATCCTGTAACCAATTGTGAAAGTTCAGTTCGTTTAGCAGTAACCATTACCATAAACGACCCAGGCACTCCAACCACAACAGATGCGACACAGTATTTCTGTTTAGTAAATGCACCAACAGTTGCTAATATCCAGGTAAACGAAGCTAATGTTATCTGGTACAATTCATTGACCAGTACAACAGCCATTGCACCAGTAACAGCGTTGGCAAACGGAATTTACTATGGAGCTATTTTGGACCCTGTAACCAATTGTGAAAGTGCCGTAAGATTAGTAGTTACAGTTACGGTTTCTAATCCATTAACACCAACCACAACAGACAATACACAGGATTTCTGTTTAGTAAATGCACCAACAGTTGCTAATATCCAGGTAAACGAAGCTAATGTCGTTTGGTACAATTCATTGACCAGTACAACAGCCATTGCACCAGCAACAGCTTTGGCAAACGGAATTTATTACGGAGCAATTTTAGACCCTGTAACGAATTGTCAAAGTGCCATAAGATTACAAGTGACTGTTACGGTAACTAATCCAGCTACACCAACTACAACAGACAATACACAGGATTTCTGTTTAGTAAATGCACCAACAGTTGCCAATATTCAGGTAAACGAAACTAATGTCGTTTGGTACAATTCATTGACCAGTACAACAGCCATTGCACCAGCAACAGCGTTGGCCAACGGAATTTACTACGGAGCTATTTTAGATCCTGTAACCAATTGTGAAAGTTCAGTTCGTCTGGCAGTAACCATTACCATAAACGACCCAGGCACTCCAACCACAACAGATGCGACCCAGGATTTCTGTTTAGTAAATGCACCAACAGTTGCTAATATCCAGGTAAACGAAGCTAATGTTATCTGGTACAATTCATTGACCAGTACAACAGCCATTGCACCAGCAACAGCGTTGGCCAACGGAATTTACTACGGAGCTATTTTAGATCCTGTAACCAATTGTGAAAGTTCAGTTCGTCTGGCAGTAACCATTACCATAAACGACGCGGGCACTCCAACTACAACAGATGCTACTCAGGAGTTCTGTTTGGTTAGTGCTCCAACAGTTGCCAATATTCAGGTAAATCAGGCTAATGTTGTCTGGTACAATTCATTGACCAGTACAACAGCTATTGCACCAGCAACAGCGTTGGCAAACGGAATTTACTACGGAGCTATTTTAGATCCTGTAACGAATTGTGAAAGTTCAGTTCGTCTGGCAGTAACCATTACTATAAATGACCCGGGTACGCCAACTACAACAGATGCTACTCAGGAGTTCTGTTTGGTTAGTGCTCCAACAGTTGCCAATATTCAGGTAAATCAGGCTAATGTTATCTGGTACAATTCATTGACCAGTACCACAGCCATTGCACCAACAACAGCTTTGGCAAACGGAATTTACTACGGAGCTATTTTAGATCCTGTAACCAATTGTGAAAGTTCAGTTCGTCTGGCAGTAACCATTACCATAAACGACCCAGGCACTCCAACCACAACAGATGCGACCCAGGATTTCTGTTTAGTAAATGCACCAACAGTTGCTAATATCCAGGTAAATCAGGCTAATGTTATCTGGTACAATTCATTAACAAGTACAACAGCCATTGCACCAGCAACGGCTTTGACAAACGGAATTTACTATGGAGCTATTTTGGACCCTGTAACCAATTGTGAAAGTGCCGTAAGATTAGTAGTTACAGTTACGGTTTCTAATCCATTAACACCAACCACAACAGACAATACACAGGATTTCTGTTTAGTAAATGCTCCAACAGTTGCCAATATTCAGGTAAATCAGGCTAATGTTGTCTGGTACAATTCATTGACCAGTACAACAGCCATTGCACCAGCAACAGCGTTGGCAAACGGAATTTACTACGGAGCTATTTTAGATCCTGTAACCAATTGTGAAAGTTCAGTTCGTCTGGCAGTAACCATTACCATAAACGACCCGGGTACACCAACCACAACAGATGCGACACAGGATTTCTGTTTAGTAAATGCACCAACAGTTGCTAATATCCAGATAAACGAAGCTAATGTTATCTGGTACAATTCATTTACCAGTACAACAGCCATTGCACCAGCAACCGCTTTGGCCAACGGAATTTACTACGGAGCTATTTTAGATCCTGTAACCAATTGTGAAAGCGCTGTTCGTTTAGCAGTAACCATTACCATAAACGACCCGGGCACTCCAACTACAACAGATGCGACACAGGATTTCTGTTTAGTAAATGCACCAACAGTTGCTAATATCCAGGTAAACGAAGCTAATGTTATCTGGTACAATTCATTGACCAGTACAACAGCTATTGCACCAGCAACAGCGTTGGCCAACGGAATTTACTACGGAGCTATTTTGGACCCTGTAACCAATTGTGAAAGTGCCGTAAGATTAGTAGTTACAGTTACGGTTTCTAATCCATTAACACCAACCACAACAGACACTACACAGGATTTCTGTTTAGTAAATGCACCAACAGTTGCTAATATCCAGGTAAACGAAGCTAATGTTGTCTGGTACAATTCATTGACCAGTACAACAGCCATTGCACCAGCAACCGCTTTAGCAAATGGAATTTATTACGGGGCTATTTTAGATCCGGTAACTAATTGTGAAAGTTCGGTAAGATTACAAGTTACTATTACAATAAATGATCCGGGAACACCAACCACAACAGATACTACACAGGATTTCTGTTCAGTAAATGCTCCAACAGTTGCCAATATTCAGGTAAACGAATCCAATGTAGTTTGGTATAATTCATTGACCAGTACAACAGCCATTGCACCAACAACAGCTTTGGCAAACGGAATTTATTACGGAGCAATTTTAGACCCTGTAACGAATTGTCAAAGTGCCATAAGATTACAAGTGACTGTTACGGTAACTAATCCAGCTACACCAACTACAACAGACAATACACAGGATTTCTGTTTAGTAAATGCACCAACAGTTGCCAATATTCAGGTAAATGAGGCTAATGTAGTTTGGTATGGTACGCTAACAAGTACAACAGCACTTGCGCCAACAACAGCTTTAGTAAATGGAATTTACTATGGAGCAATTTTGAATCCGATGACGGGTTGCGAAAGTAGTACAAGATTGCAGGTAAGTGTAACGATTAATAATCCAACTGCAACCCCAACTACGAATTCAGCTACTCAAAACTTCTGTTCATCAAATGCACCAACAGTTGCTAATATTCAGGTAAATGAAGCGAATGTAGTTTGGTACAGTAATCCAGCGGGTGGTACACCATTACCGGCAATAACACCTTTAGCTACAGGCTTATATTATGGTGCTATTTCAAGCCCAATTGGATGTGAAAATGCTGTACGATTAGTAGTTACAGTAAATGTAAATACTCCTGGTGTAGTTACTACAACAAGTACAGCGCAAAGATTTTGCCTGTCAAAAGCACCAACAGTTGCTAATATTCAGGTAAATGAACCAAATGTAATTTGGTACAGCACACAGACTGGAGGAACACCTTTAGCAGCTAATACGCCGCTTACAGCTACAACTTATTATGCTACATTACTTAGCAATATAACAAATGGCTGTGCAAATGCGACACGTTTAGCAATAACAGTTAGTTTTGAAAATGATGCCCTGTATCCAATCATTTCAACAGATGATACACCATGTGTTTTCCAAGGAGTAACGTATTCTGTAGCTAACGGAAAATCAAATTATGTTTGGTCTGTTACTAACGGAACCATAACTTCCGGAGGAGGGGCTGCTGATGGATCTGTAACAGTTTCATGGACAGATATCGGTGCAGGAACAGTTACGGTAACTTACATAAATACATGTGATGAAACGACTACAAAAACATTAAATGTTACAGTAGCGACATGTTCAGATCTTACCATAACGAATACAGTTAGTAATCCTACTCCTAATTTTGGTGAAGAAATAGTCTTTACAATAACAGTAAACAATGTTGGTCAGGGAACTATTCTTAATACACTGGTAAGTGATATATTGCCAAGTGGATATGAATTTGTATCGTCTTCTGCATCAGCTGGAGTATATGATGCTTCTCAGATATGGACAATCCCAACTTTAAATCCGGGAGAAAGCGAAACTCTTGAAATTAGAGTGATAGTATTACCGAATGGGAACTATGTAAACGTTGCAACTATCGAAATCTCGACTCCTTTGGATGTTGATCCAACAAACAATACGGCTTCAGCTTCGGTATCACCAATTTGTTTAACGGTTTATAATGAGTTCACGCCAAATAATGACGGATCAAATGACCTTTTCAGAATTGACTGTATCGAATCATATCCAAATAATGAACTAAAAGTCTTTAACAGATATGGCGCTTTGGTATATAGTAAAAGAGGGTATCAAAATGATTGGGACGGAACAGCTAATGTATCGGGAGTTATAAATAGAGGAGATATGCTGCCAACCGGTACTTATTTTTATGTGATAGACATTGGAGACGGAAAAATTAAAAAAGGATGGTTATCCATAATGAGATAAAGCCTATTTAATCGTCAATTAATTAAACTAAATAAGTATCGTTATGAAACTATATATAAAATCATTAGAAACGTATTTAATCTTAATATGTTCTATAATCACATTTAGTGCAAATGCACAACAAGATCCTCAGTATACACAATATATGTACAATACTATGGCGGTAAATCCGGCTTATGCCGGGTCTACCGGTACTGTAGAAGCTACACTTTTGCATCGTTCACAGTGGGTTGGTATTTCAGGTGCTCCGGAAACACAATCATTTTCTATTCATGCACCGCTTAGAAATGAAAAAGTAGGCCTGGGTTTAAGTGTTGTTAATGATAAAATTGGCCCTTCAAGCGAGTTGTATCTTGATGGGAACTTTTCATATTCCCTTGCATTAGGTTATGAAAAAAGACTGGCCTTTGGTTTGAAAGCCGGTATGAGAATGTTAAATATCGACTGGACTAAAGGAAGGTACTACGATCCTAATGATGTTTTGTTGAATCAAAATATTGACAACCAGATGAAATTAGCGGTTGGGGCAGGGGTATATTATTATACTGACAAATGGTATTTAGGATTTTCAATTCCAAGCTTTATCGAAAACGATTATTATGATGATGTTCAGGAATCTATAAACTATGATCGTTTACATTATTTTTTAATGGGAGGTTATGTATTTGATTTGAATCCGAATTTAAAATTCAAACCGGCGTTTTTAGTAAAAGCAGTGAGCGGAGCTCCACTTACAACTGATGTTTCTGCAAACTTTATGCTTTATGAAAAATTTGTTATAGGTGGGTCTTATCGTACAGATGATTCTGTAAGTATTCTGGCAGGTTTTCAGATATCACAAAGCTTTTATGTCGGATATGCTTTTGATTATACTACAAGTCAATTGAATAAGTATAATGATGGTACGCATGAATTTATTCTGAAATACCAGTTTAATAAAAATCAAAGCAAAATCAAATCTCCAAGATTCTTCTAAAAATAAACCTTATGAAAAAACTATATATCCTAAGTCTGGTTTTGAGCTTTACGGTTTGTTTTGCTCAGACTAATTTAAAAAAGGCAGATGCGTTGTTTAAGAACTACTCGTATGCTGATGCTTCAAAAGCGTACGAAGAAATTTTGCAAAACATAAAAAAGCCTTCGACACAAACATTAAAGAATGCTGCTGACTCGTATTATTTTATTTCCGACTCCAGAAACGCACTAAAATGGTACCGAAAATTGTATGAAGCTCAGGGAAATAACTTAACCGATATCTATTATTTGCGTTACATTCAGTCTATGAAAGCTGTTATGGATTACGATGAAGCAAACAGGGTTACAAAAGAATATCTTGATAAAAAAGGGGATAAAAATGAAATCAACCGATACGTTGCTCAAAAAAAGCAAATGGATAGTCTGGCTAAAGCAAAATCGCTTTACGAAATAAAAGATCTCGATATCAACACCAGTAAGTCTGATTTTGGAGCTACATTTTTTCAGGATAAAATTGTTTTTACTTCGGCGAGGGATACAACAAAGTTTAGCGAAAAACTATATACATGGAACAATCAGCCTTTCCTTAATTTATATGTGGCTGAAAGAAATGCTGCAGATGGAAGTTTATTCAATGAAACGGTGTTTTTGCCAAACGTAATGACCAAATATCACGAAGCGACAGCTACTTTTGATGCCGATGGAAAAACAATTTACTACTCAACCAATATTGTTAAAAACAACAAACTGGTTGTAGATGAAACAAAAACTAATAATTTTCAAATTATTAAAGGTTCGATAGTTGATAATAAATTAGAAAACCCGCAAAAAGTATTTTTTAACAGTGAGGATTATTCTGTAGGGCATCCTTCTCTAAGTGAAGATGGGAAATGGCTTTTCTTTGCATCGGATATGCCTGGAGGATATGGTGAAACTGATTTGTATGTAGTAAAAATTGCTTCTGATGGCACAATGAGTTCTCCTAAAAATTTAGGCCCGAAAATTAATACTATCGGGAATGATCTTTTTCCGTTTTTTAGCAAAAACGTGCTTTATTTTTCTTCTGATGGACATTACGGATGGGGAGATCTGGATATTTATGAAAGTAAATTTTTATCAGACGAAAGCTTTTCTGACCCAAGAAATCTGGGGGCTCCTATAAATAGCAATAAAGATGATTTTGCTTTTGTAATTGATAAAACGGGTCGGTTTGGTTACATGTCTTCAAACAGGGAAGGCGGAAAAGGGGATGATGATATTTATTCTTTTGTAAAAAAAGAACCAGTTTGCAATCAGACTATTTCAGGAATTGCAGTAGATCGTAAAACAAAGCAGCCTCTTACTGATGTTAGCATTATGGGATATAATTCTTTTAGTGATATTCTTGGAGAAACAAAAACGAATTTTGAAGGAAAATATGCTCTGGTCGTTCCATGCGGTAAAACAGTTAAAATGATTGCAGCAAAGCCCAATTACAGCAGTGATGAAAAAACAGTAGAAACTACTTTAGAAAACGAAGGAGAGATTCCAAATATTAATTTTGAACTTAGCAATTATGATGATTTGGTGGTAAAGAAAAAAGGTGTTGAAAAAGTAGATGTAAAACCAATTTATTTTGATTATGACAAATACGACATAACTCCTTTGGCTATCGAAGAATTATCAAAAGTGGTTTTTATTATGCAAAAATTCCCAAATATTCGTATCAAAATTGAATCGCATACTGATTCCCGGGGAAAAGATTTTTATAACCTTAAACTTTCTGATAACAGGGCAAAATCAACACGCGATTATATTATTTCGCAAAATATTGATGCTTCAAGAATAGAAAGTGCCATTGGTTACGGAGAAAGCCGATTAATCAATAAATGTAAAAACGGCGTAAAATGCACCGAAGAAGAACATTTATTAAACCGGCGCTCGGATTTCATTATTATTCAAAAATAAATTAGTGTTTTTTATTTAGGTTGTTGATTATCACTTTTAAAAGTGCAGAAAGTAAAACCATTTGGAAGCTGGTTTTTTTTAATTCTTTTTTAAGAATAATGGACAAGAAGAAAATCAAGTTGCAAATTTTGCAGCTTGATTTTTGATTTTATAAAAGTTTTAGTTTTTAATATTTTACAATAAAAAATAATCCTAATTTTGAGACTGGGTTTTTATACATTATAATCAGTACTATTTTTAATATTTATGAGTATTCAGGAGACAATTCAGAATTTACGAAACGAACTTAATCAACACAATTACAATTATTATGTACTTGATGATGCTACAATTTCTGATTATGATTTTGATACTAAACTAAAAGAGCTTCAGGATTTAGAAAAAAACATCCTGAATTTTTTGACGAACATTCTCCGACTCAAAGGGTAGGCGGAATGGTGACCAAAAATTTTAAAACCATAGCGCATCAGTTCAGAATGTACTCTTTGGATAACTCTTATTCAAAAGAAGATTTAGTAGAGTGGGAAAACCGAATCCAGAGAGTTCTTGGAAATGTCGATTTACAATATACATGTGAACTAAAATACGACGGAGCTTCAATAAGCATTACATACGAAAACGGAAAACTGGTTCAGGCTTTGACACGTGGAGATGGTTTTCAGGGTGATGAGGTTACAAATAATATTAAAACCATTAAATCAGTTCCATTGCAATTAAAAGGGAATTATCCTGATAAGTTTGATATTCGTGGTGAAATCATCCTGCCTTTAAAAGGTTTCGAAAAAATGAATCAGGATTTAATTGAAATTGGTGAAACCCCATATTCAAACCCAAGAAATACAGCTTCCGGAAGTTTAAAGCTACAGGACAGTGCTGAGGTTGCCAAACGTCCTTTAGAATGTTTATTGTATTCGGTTACAAGCAATAATTTACCTTTTTCTTCTCAAATTGAAGGATTACAATTAGCAAGAGAATGGGGATTTAAAGTGCCAAGTGAGGCAAAATTAGCCAATACGATGCAGGAAGTTTTTGATTTTATTGATTATTGGGATACTCATCGTCACAAACTACCTTACGAAACAGATGGTGTCGTGGTAAAAGTAAACAGTTTCCGTCATCAGGAGGAATTAGGTTATACAGCAAAATCACCTCGTTGGGCAATAGCATATAAATTTAAAGCAGAGCAGGTTTCGACCAAATTAAAATCAATTTCGTATCAGGTGGGCCGTACCGGAGCAATTACTCCAGTGGCAAATTTAGAGCCTGTTCAATTGGCAGGAACAATTGTAAAAAGAGCTTCATTGCATAATGCCGATCAAATCGAAAAATTAGACATTCGAATAAACGACACTGTTTTTGTTGAAAAAGGAGGCGAAATTATTCCGAAGATAATTGCTGTGGATTTAGAACAGCGTCCTCAAGATTCACAAAAAACGCATTATATTACTCATTGTCCCGAATGTGAAACACAATTGGTTCGTACAGAAGGCGAGGCAAACCACTATTGCCCGAATTTTTATGGCTGTCCACCGCAGATTATAGGCAGGATTCAGCACTATATTTCGAGAAAAGCCATGGATATTGAAGGCCTTGGCGGTGAAACAGTGGCCTTACTTTTCAAAAATGGTCTGGTTCATAATTATGCTGATTTGTATGAATTAAAAGTAGAGGATATTCTGCATCTGGAAAGAATGGCACAAAAATCTGCTGAAAATTTGGTAAACGGTGTTGAAAAATCAAAAGAAATTCCGTTTGAAAGTGTTCTTTTTGCATTAGGGATTCGTTTTGTAGGTGAAACTGTTGCCAAGAAGTTAGCCAGACATTACAAAAATATTGATGCACTAAGTAAGGCTTCGTTAATGGAATTGATTTTAGTAGATGAAATTGGAGAACGAATTGCAAAAAGCGTTATTGAATTTTTCGAGAATGAAGAAAATCAAAAAATAATTGAACGATTAAAAAGATATGGTGTTCAGTTTGAAATCGTTGAAAAAGTAAATCCTGATGCAACCAACAAGTTCTTAGGAAAAACCTTTGTAGTGTCGGGAGTTTTTACTGAGTTTTCAAGAGATGAATTAAAGAAAACCATAGAAGATAACGGTGGTAAAGTGGGAAGTTCAATTTCTGCAAAAACAGATTTTGTAGTAGCTGGCGATAATATGGGGCCGGCAAAATTAGAAAAGGCAAATAAATTAAATATCCCTATCCTGTCTGAACAGGAATTTATAACCAAACTGAATGAAAGCGAGTAGACCGTCATTGATTTTATACTCGATTGCATTTTTTTTTACAATCGGGTTTGATATTCTTCAGTATGATTATCTGACGGTTTGTATGAAATCGATTGTAATTCCTTCTGTTTTCTTTTATTTTTATTCGTCAAATAATTTTAAAATTGATACAACTCAAATTTTAATTTTTGCTTTATGCTTTGTTGGAGAAGTATTTCATCTTATGGATGTAGAAATTTCGACTCTTGGGTCTTTAATATGCTTTTTGTTTGTTTACTCTATATTAATCAAAAAGATTATTGTTGAAAAGATAAAACTTAAAAGAACAGACCTATTGCCTATTACCCTGGTAATCTTAATTATTATCTATTTATTGTTTTCTGTTTTAAGTCTACAGTTTGACAAAATCAAAGACTTTCAATTTCTATACTGTATTTACGGTATTGTATTAAGTGTTTTAGGGGTTATTTGTTATACAAAATATATAACCAGAGGAACTTATGTTACTTTACTGCTAACATTAATGATTACCTGTTTTATAATTTCTGATATATTTTTTATTTTCAATGAATACTTCTCTTATTCTTTAGTGTTAATCCTGATTAGGGACATTGCGCAGATTCTTGCGTACTTTTTTATGGCAAAATATTTTATAGTATCAAATAAAAAGAGAGTCAAACAATAATTGATTTCCCTTGATTAGTGTGGGATTTATTTTTGTCAAAGTAAAAATCGATTCTACCTAAATTTATTCCGTAGCATCCTACCTGATTTATCAGAACATCTTCGCCTGATTTATTTTTTACAATAGTAGGTTTGTCCAAAAAGGTATGTGTATGACCGCCAATAATCAAATCAATGTCTTGTGTTAGTTCGGCTAATTTTAAGTCACAAATTTTTGCCTCGTTTTCTTTGTATTTATAGCCTAGGTGAGAAAGACAGATGACAAGGTCACATTTCTCTTCTTTCTTTAACAATTGCGTCATATCCTGCGCAATTTCTACAGGATTATTGTAAACAGTTTCCTTGTACATTTTTTTGTCAACCAATCCTGCAAGTTCTATTCCTAAACCAAAAACACCAACCTTAATTCCATTTTTATTGAAAATTTTATATGGTTTTACAAGTCCGTTCATGATTGTATTTTTAAAATCATAATTCGAGCAGATAAAATCAAAACTGGCATGCGGCATTTGTGCGTACAATCCATCAAGACCATTGTCAAAATCATGGTTTCCAATTGCAGAAGCATCATATTTCATCATGCTCATTAGTTTGAATTCAAGTTCTCCACCATAATAATTGAAATAAGGGGTTCCCTGAAAGATGTCTCCGGCATCTAGTAAAAGCACATTTGGATTTTCTTTTCGAATGGTTTCAATGAGAGCAGCTCTACGCGATACCCCGCCTTTGTTTGGATTACGAGGGTCATCAGCCGGAAAAGGATCTATATGGCTGTGCACATCGTTAGTGTGCAGAACAGTTAGATGCTTTATATCGTTTGTCTCAAAACTGCTCAATGACAGACCCAGGCTTAATAAAGCCGTCCCCGCAGCGGTTTTCTCAATAAATTCTCTTCTTTTCATTTTGTGTTTTTTTACGAAAACGCCTGTTTTTTATTTTGGATTCAAGTGTTTGATTATTCTTCTGTAATTCTAATATCTTTTGGAATCGGAATCGTATCTACTTCTTTAAAATAATCAATTAGCACATTTCTAAGTTTATAATTCAGATCATATTTCTGTAAAGCTTTGAGGAAAAAGTTCATGCTGTCCCCACCATTTGCCAGATAATCGTTTGTTGCCACATAATACGTTTTAGTAATGTCAAGAGGTTTTCCCTGAATTTGAATATTTTTAGCAGTATTATCTTTTGAAATTGTAAAAGTCATACCGGCTAAAGGATGGGCTTTCTTTTGCTTAATTATATCCGAAGCCATTTCCAGAATCTGGTCACCTTTTAAAGCGAGGACAACTAAATTGTTTTCAAATGGCATAATTTCAAAAGCAGTTCTTGTTGTTACATTTCCTTTAGGCAATATAGCCCTTATTCCACCATGATTTAACAAACATAAATCAATGTCTTTTTTTCACGGATCTTAAAAACCTGATTTCCTTTTTGTAAACAAACATCAGCTATTAGGTTTCCAATATTGGTTTGCCACTTTCCAATACTTTTATCAAGTGTTTCCGGACAATAAGCTAATACACTGTCTAAATCTTTATTGATGTGATCACGATAAGGTTTAATAAAGTTTTCTATCTCAGGGATCTGGTTGTTTTTTTCAGTAATAGGAAGTTGTTTTCCTTCTATTTTATCTAGATGGTAATTTTTTCTACTGCATGATAAAGTAAATAAGAATGTTAAGAATATAACAAAAAGTTTTAAAAATCCGTTATACTTTTTTAGTTTTACCATCTTAAATGAGACTTAAATAATTAATTTTGTAATCTGGTAAAATTACTATGTTTTTAAATTACTTAAAGGATTTTTTTATAAAAAAAACATTAAAAAATAATTTACGTAATGTAAAAAAAGAAGTATTTACCAGTAATATACAAACAATTGGCTTGTTGATTGATGAGAGTGATTTCAGGCATTCAAAAGCACTTATTGAGGAGTTAGTTTCTAAAGGAATTGATTCTGAGAGAATTAAAATTGTGGTT encodes:
- a CDS encoding OmpA family protein; this translates as MKKLYILSLVLSFTVCFAQTNLKKADALFKNYSYADASKAYEEILQNIKKPSTQTLKNAADSYYFISDSRNALKWYRKLYEAQGNNLTDIYYLRYIQSMKAVMDYDEANRVTKEYLDKKGDKNEINRYVAQKKQMDSLAKAKSLYEIKDLDINTSKSDFGATFFQDKIVFTSARDTTKFSEKLYTWNNQPFLNLYVAERNAADGSLFNETVFLPNVMTKYHEATATFDADGKTIYYSTNIVKNNKLVVDETKTNNFQIIKGSIVDNKLENPQKVFFNSEDYSVGHPSLSEDGKWLFFASDMPGGYGETDLYVVKIASDGTMSSPKNLGPKINTIGNDLFPFFSKNVLYFSSDGHYGWGDLDIYESKFLSDESFSDPRNLGAPINSNKDDFAFVIDKTGRFGYMSSNREGGKGDDDIYSFVKKEPVCNQTISGIAVDRKTKQPLTDVSIMGYNSFSDILGETKTNFEGKYALVVPCGKTVKMIAAKPNYSSDEKTVETTLENEGEIPNINFELSNYDDLVVKKKGVEKVDVKPIYFDYDKYDITPLAIEELSKVVFIMQKFPNIRIKIESHTDSRGKDFYNLKLSDNRAKSTRDYIISQNIDASRIESAIGYGESRLINKCKNGVKCTEEEHLLNRRSDFIIIQK
- a CDS encoding bifunctional metallophosphatase/5'-nucleotidase codes for the protein MKRREFIEKTAAGTALLSLGLSLSSFETNDIKHLTVLHTNDVHSHIDPFPADDPRNPNKGGVSRRAALIETIRKENPNVLLLDAGDIFQGTPYFNYYGGELEFKLMSMMKYDASAIGNHDFDNGLDGLYAQMPHASFDFICSNYDFKNTIMNGLVKPYKIFNKNGIKVGVFGLGIELAGLVDKKMYKETVYNNPVEIAQDMTQLLKKEEKCDLVICLSHLGYKYKENEAKICDLKLAELTQDIDLIIGGHTHTFLDKPTIVKNKSGEDVLINQVGCYGINLGRIDFYFDKNKSHTNQGKSIIV
- a CDS encoding PorP/SprF family type IX secretion system membrane protein, encoding MKLYIKSLETYLILICSIITFSANAQQDPQYTQYMYNTMAVNPAYAGSTGTVEATLLHRSQWVGISGAPETQSFSIHAPLRNEKVGLGLSVVNDKIGPSSELYLDGNFSYSLALGYEKRLAFGLKAGMRMLNIDWTKGRYYDPNDVLLNQNIDNQMKLAVGAGVYYYTDKWYLGFSIPSFIENDYYDDVQESINYDRLHYFLMGGYVFDLNPNLKFKPAFLVKAVSGAPLTTDVSANFMLYEKFVIGGSYRTDDSVSILAGFQISQSFYVGYAFDYTTSQLNKYNDGTHEFILKYQFNKNQSKIKSPRFF